One region of Mucilaginibacter sp. 14171R-50 genomic DNA includes:
- a CDS encoding efflux RND transporter periplasmic adaptor subunit, translating to MDRVIQKKKWSTKRLMTIAGIAGVVILVAGSIFFTSGKSKLNVDTERITISEVKKGAFQEFIPVNGVVMPFNTIFLDAVEGGQVEEKYVEDGAMLKKGDPILKLSNVDEELSLAAQESAVFGEQTQMQIAHNNAQQNTVSKLNQMAEVDNAFKEAERVWLLDKKLYEQKAIGLQEYQSAKNAYDYALRRKKLTTQILKQDTALTIQQEQQAKEHYAQMKAALTLMRKKVASLILRAPVDGQLTALDAEVGQNKNKGEHLGQLDVQNGFKVQVDVEEHYLSRVYAGLKGDFTFADKTYKLVIKKVYTQIVGSRFKVDMVFDGEVPKGIRKGQTLQIRLALSDETTALLLPKGGFYQQTGGNWIFKVSDDGKTAYKVDIQIGRYNTDNYELLKGLKPGDKVITSSYENYGDIQELVLKK from the coding sequence GTGGATAGAGTTATACAAAAAAAGAAATGGAGTACTAAGCGCCTGATGACCATTGCCGGTATTGCAGGTGTGGTAATTTTAGTTGCGGGTAGTATATTTTTTACATCGGGCAAAAGTAAATTGAACGTTGATACCGAACGCATTACGATAAGTGAGGTTAAAAAAGGCGCCTTCCAGGAGTTTATTCCGGTTAATGGTGTGGTTATGCCTTTTAACACGATATTTCTTGACGCTGTTGAAGGCGGCCAGGTAGAAGAAAAATATGTTGAAGACGGCGCTATGCTTAAAAAGGGCGACCCGATATTAAAGTTAAGCAACGTTGATGAGGAGCTTAGCCTTGCGGCTCAGGAATCGGCGGTTTTTGGCGAACAAACCCAAATGCAGATAGCCCATAACAACGCGCAGCAAAACACGGTAAGTAAACTTAACCAAATGGCCGAAGTTGACAACGCCTTTAAAGAGGCCGAACGCGTGTGGTTGCTTGATAAAAAACTTTACGAGCAAAAAGCCATTGGCTTACAGGAATACCAGTCAGCAAAAAACGCTTACGATTATGCCTTACGCCGTAAAAAACTTACTACACAGATATTAAAACAAGATACCGCGCTTACCATACAGCAGGAGCAGCAGGCTAAAGAGCACTACGCGCAAATGAAGGCGGCATTAACGCTGATGCGTAAAAAAGTGGCCAGCTTAATTTTAAGGGCACCTGTAGATGGCCAGTTAACCGCGCTTGATGCCGAAGTTGGTCAAAACAAGAACAAAGGCGAGCATCTGGGCCAGCTGGATGTACAGAATGGCTTTAAGGTACAGGTTGATGTAGAGGAGCATTACCTGTCGCGGGTGTACGCCGGCTTGAAAGGCGATTTTACCTTTGCCGATAAAACGTATAAACTGGTTATCAAAAAGGTTTACACCCAAATTGTTGGAAGCCGTTTTAAAGTTGATATGGTATTTGATGGCGAGGTGCCGAAGGGCATCCGCAAGGGCCAAACCTTACAAATACGTTTAGCACTTAGCGACGAAACAACCGCGCTGCTGTTACCTAAAGGTGGTTTTTACCAGCAAACAGGCGGCAACTGGATATTTAAGGTAAGCGACGATGGTAAAACAGCTTACAAGGTAGATATACAGATAGGCCGCTACAACACCGATAATTACGAGTTATTAAAGGGTTTAAAACCTGGCGATAAGGTGATTACTTCGAGCTACGAAAATTATGGCGATATACAGGAACTTGTATTGAAGAAATAG
- a CDS encoding sigma-54 dependent transcriptional regulator, with protein sequence MILKKATVLIVDDDPDVLTAVKLLLKTETHEIITEKNPENLNWLLQRNQVDLVLLDMNFNSAINTGNEGIYWLRKIKEWKPNVCVIMITAYGDIDLAVRSLKEGANDFVVKPWHNEKLIDTIKDLLDKKEGGSKSAKASVKGGVGQTSILGDSEIMEDIFHKVNKIAPTDANILILGENGTGKDLMAKAIHERSLRADKPFVKVDVGALTDSLFESELFGHKKGAYTDAREDRMGRFEEAEGGTLFLDEIGNISLQQQAKLLTVLQNRQVTRLGTNKPVDIDIRLICATNVPLQELANENKFRKDLIYRINTVEINMPPLRKRAEDIVLLARHFAKLYSSKYLKPAIDFEPAALQKLRSYNYPGNVRELQYTIERAVIMADDSILKPDDLIFSILETPGESMIDDDNIQLSTLEKNAILRVIEKHNGNITRAAKELGLTRTALYRRLSKYDI encoded by the coding sequence ATGATACTAAAAAAAGCAACTGTTTTAATTGTTGACGATGACCCCGATGTGCTAACGGCAGTTAAGTTATTGCTTAAAACAGAGACACACGAAATTATCACCGAAAAAAACCCCGAGAACCTGAACTGGCTTTTACAGCGTAACCAGGTTGACCTGGTGCTTTTAGACATGAACTTTAACAGCGCCATTAACACTGGTAACGAGGGTATATACTGGCTGCGTAAAATAAAGGAGTGGAAACCCAACGTTTGCGTAATTATGATAACGGCCTATGGCGATATCGATCTGGCCGTTAGATCCTTGAAAGAAGGGGCTAACGATTTTGTGGTGAAGCCATGGCATAACGAAAAGCTGATTGATACCATAAAAGACCTGCTCGATAAAAAAGAAGGCGGAAGTAAAAGTGCCAAGGCATCTGTTAAAGGGGGGGTGGGCCAAACATCCATCCTGGGCGATTCGGAAATAATGGAGGATATATTTCACAAAGTGAATAAGATAGCCCCTACCGATGCCAATATACTTATACTGGGCGAGAACGGCACCGGTAAGGACCTGATGGCAAAGGCTATACACGAACGGTCTTTACGTGCCGACAAGCCATTTGTAAAGGTGGATGTGGGCGCCCTAACCGACTCGTTGTTTGAAAGCGAATTGTTCGGCCATAAAAAAGGCGCGTATACCGATGCCCGCGAAGATCGCATGGGGAGGTTTGAAGAGGCTGAAGGCGGCACCTTGTTTCTTGACGAAATTGGAAACATTAGCTTACAGCAGCAAGCCAAGCTTTTAACCGTACTGCAAAACAGGCAGGTAACACGTTTGGGTACCAACAAGCCGGTTGATATAGATATCAGGCTGATATGTGCTACTAACGTGCCGTTACAGGAGCTGGCCAACGAGAATAAGTTTCGGAAAGATTTGATTTACCGCATCAATACTGTTGAAATAAATATGCCGCCGTTGCGCAAGCGTGCCGAAGATATTGTGTTACTGGCCAGGCATTTTGCAAAGCTATACAGCAGCAAATACCTTAAACCCGCGATAGATTTTGAACCCGCCGCCCTGCAAAAGCTGCGCAGCTACAATTATCCGGGTAACGTACGCGAACTGCAATACACCATTGAACGCGCGGTGATCATGGCCGACGATAGCATATTAAAACCCGATGACCTGATATTTTCAATATTGGAAACACCAGGCGAAAGCATGATTGACGATGATAACATTCAGTTAAGCACTTTAGAAAAGAATGCCATACTGCGCGTTATAGAAAAGCACAACGGCAACATTACCCGCGCCGCTAAAGAGCTGGGGTTAACACGTACCGCATTATACCGCAGATTGAGCAAATATGATATTTAA
- a CDS encoding PAS domain-containing sensor histidine kinase, with the protein MIFNRYEWRLVLRVLFLFAAVTATAFLLLGGGNFLYNVITVPLVIYSVLDLIRFNKKAQDEVNQFVESIHYRDFSRHFDVRKAPNELKPLRKGFNDINTTFKLISRERETQYHYLQKILELVDTGILSYEQETGEISWINEAFKTLISIPYLKTIHSLEKREPTLYKDVVKLKPGDSKVLTITRDQQQVKMLVTASIMRSDEKMYKLIAFQNVSEALDETESKAWSKLLNVMTHEIMNSVAPISSLADTLKNRLQSPDITENLEGVDLEDISLGIDTIKRRSEGLLKFTESYRNLNKITKLDLNKILVRNMFENLASLMRPTLEKKNIELEIILRDPALAIEADINLLDQVMINLLVNAIEAVKDRGEPRITLSAEMQSNNRTLVKVADNGLGMPPELLDKIFIPFFSTRKTGSGIGLSLCKQIMLLHKGNIQVQSTEGKGSVFILQFANY; encoded by the coding sequence ATGATATTTAACCGTTACGAATGGCGGCTGGTGCTGCGTGTACTATTTTTATTTGCGGCTGTTACAGCAACGGCGTTTTTACTATTGGGCGGCGGCAACTTTTTATATAATGTGATAACCGTGCCCCTGGTTATATATTCCGTGCTCGACCTGATACGCTTTAATAAAAAGGCGCAGGACGAGGTTAACCAGTTTGTCGAGTCTATCCACTACCGCGATTTTTCGCGCCATTTTGATGTGCGCAAAGCGCCGAATGAGCTGAAGCCCCTGCGCAAGGGCTTTAATGATATCAATACCACCTTTAAACTCATCAGCCGCGAGCGCGAAACGCAATACCATTACCTGCAAAAGATATTAGAACTGGTTGATACCGGTATTTTAAGCTATGAACAGGAAACGGGCGAGATCAGCTGGATAAACGAAGCTTTTAAAACACTGATCAGCATCCCTTATCTGAAAACCATACACTCGTTGGAAAAGCGCGAACCTACCCTTTATAAGGATGTGGTAAAGCTTAAACCGGGCGATTCAAAGGTATTGACCATTACACGCGACCAGCAGCAGGTAAAAATGCTGGTAACCGCAAGTATAATGCGCAGCGACGAAAAAATGTACAAGCTTATCGCTTTTCAGAACGTAAGCGAGGCGCTGGACGAAACGGAGTCAAAGGCATGGTCTAAGTTGCTGAACGTGATGACGCACGAGATCATGAACTCGGTGGCCCCGATCTCGTCACTTGCCGATACGCTAAAAAACCGCCTGCAAAGCCCCGATATTACCGAAAATTTGGAGGGGGTTGACCTGGAAGACATATCGTTGGGTATAGACACCATCAAGCGCCGTAGCGAGGGCCTGCTAAAATTTACGGAAAGCTACCGCAACCTGAATAAGATAACCAAGCTTGATCTGAACAAGATACTGGTGCGTAATATGTTCGAGAACCTGGCCAGCTTAATGCGCCCTACGCTCGAAAAAAAGAATATCGAACTGGAGATCATCCTGCGCGACCCGGCATTGGCAATTGAGGCCGATATAAACCTGCTGGACCAGGTAATGATAAACCTGCTGGTAAACGCTATCGAGGCGGTTAAAGACCGCGGAGAGCCCCGCATTACCCTGTCTGCCGAGATGCAAAGCAACAACCGTACGCTGGTAAAAGTTGCAGATAACGGGCTTGGCATGCCGCCAGAGTTATTGGATAAGATCTTTATCCCTTTCTTTAGTACCCGTAAAACAGGTAGCGGTATAGGGCTGAGCCTTTGTAAACAAATAATGCTGCTGCACAAAGGCAACATCCAGGTACAATCAACAGAAGGTAAAGGTTCGGTATTTATATTGCAGTTTGCAAATTATTAA
- a CDS encoding NADPH-dependent FMN reductase yields MMLNKSIFAISGSLRAGSSNHKILTYIGGLMPAGISYHIYDELATIPPFDPGLDNDTPPEAIIRLREAIAKADAVIICTPEYAYGIPGQLKNALDWTVSSGSFSGKPTALVTASTGGENAHAALLKVLGAIDCDVIEGGTLLISYIRSKMDSEGNITDLQTATALRSLADKVLKAIAQ; encoded by the coding sequence ATGATGTTAAACAAATCCATTTTCGCTATTTCCGGGAGCCTGCGGGCAGGCTCATCAAACCATAAGATACTAACCTATATCGGCGGACTGATGCCTGCGGGTATCAGCTATCATATCTACGACGAACTGGCTACTATCCCCCCTTTCGACCCGGGTTTGGATAACGATACACCACCCGAAGCCATCATTAGATTAAGGGAAGCTATTGCAAAAGCCGATGCAGTTATTATCTGTACCCCCGAATATGCTTACGGCATCCCCGGGCAATTAAAGAACGCGTTGGATTGGACGGTATCAAGCGGCTCGTTCTCAGGCAAGCCCACAGCGCTGGTCACCGCATCAACAGGCGGCGAAAACGCGCACGCAGCCCTGCTTAAGGTATTAGGGGCTATCGATTGTGATGTTATTGAAGGCGGCACCCTGCTTATCTCCTACATCCGCTCAAAAATGGACAGTGAGGGCAATATCACCGACCTGCAAACCGCAACTGCTTTAAGATCTTTGGCAGATAAGGTATTGAAGGCTATAGCACAATAG
- a CDS encoding thioredoxin family protein — MKKLLLILLVLFTVKSGFAQTAAMPASEIVLKDAYAKASKENKKVMLIFHASWCGWCKKMEASLNDPSVKKMFDDNYVIATLDVMEQPAKKDLENPGSMDVMTKFHGEKSGLPFWVVLDTKGKVLADSQVRPAGALMDTYGENVGCPASPSEVAYFTNILKATSKLTDAQLAVIAKRFAQNAPAPVAKPATPAAPASVGSK, encoded by the coding sequence ATGAAAAAGTTACTGTTAATACTGCTTGTTCTGTTTACCGTTAAATCGGGGTTTGCCCAAACCGCAGCCATGCCTGCAAGCGAAATTGTATTGAAGGATGCTTACGCTAAAGCTTCTAAAGAGAACAAAAAAGTGATGCTGATATTTCATGCCTCGTGGTGTGGCTGGTGTAAAAAGATGGAAGCCTCGTTGAACGACCCGTCGGTGAAGAAAATGTTTGATGATAACTACGTGATAGCCACGCTTGATGTGATGGAACAGCCCGCCAAAAAGGATTTGGAGAACCCTGGCTCGATGGATGTGATGACCAAATTTCATGGCGAAAAATCGGGCCTGCCGTTTTGGGTAGTGCTTGATACCAAAGGCAAGGTGCTGGCCGATAGCCAGGTAAGGCCCGCCGGCGCCTTAATGGATACTTACGGCGAAAACGTTGGCTGCCCCGCCAGCCCAAGTGAAGTAGCCTATTTTACCAATATACTAAAAGCCACTTCAAAGTTAACCGACGCGCAATTAGCCGTTATAGCCAAACGTTTTGCACAAAACGCGCCTGCGCCGGTTGCAAAACCGGCAACGCCTGCGGCGCCGGCATCAGTAGGTTCAAAATAA
- the htpG gene encoding molecular chaperone HtpG, translated as MQEKGTISIHTENIFPIIKKFLYSDTEIFLRELVSNAVDATQKIKRLAALGQYNGNLGDLRVEVAFDADKKTITISDNGIGMTAEEIKKYINQIAFSGATEFMEKFKEAKDANEIIGRFGLGFYSAFMVADKVEIETLSYQDGATPAHWVCDGSTEFEITEGSLEERGTEITLHINAESEEFLNQQRLQQILDKYCKFLPVPIKFGTSTQEEEDGVDDEGKPKYKTVEVDNIINDTNPIWTKAPNELKDEDYLKFYKELYPFSEDPLFWIHLNVDYPFNLTGVLYFPKLKNDFEFQKNKIKLFSRQVFITEEVKDIVPEFLMLLHGVIDSPDIPLNVSRSFLQADSNVKKINSYITKKVADKLADLFKNDRKGFEEKWNDIGLFVKYGMVSEDKFYDKAKDFVLVTNTAKENFTLNEYKEKVEGLQTDKDGQLVYIYTNDAEKQDAFIQSANKKGYDVLVMNSPIDNHFISQLEQKLEKTSLKRVDADVADKLIKKEDAPEHVLTEEQSTMIKEIFDKAINKPAYKVQLESLSPDELPVTVTMDEFMRRMKDMAAMGGGMGFYGNMPDNYKVIVNGNHKLIGRILEGEDEGVQAQLAKQAFDLALLSQGLLTGAELTEFVNRSVSLI; from the coding sequence ATGCAAGAAAAAGGAACAATTTCGATTCACACCGAAAACATTTTTCCCATCATCAAAAAGTTCTTATACTCTGATACCGAGATATTTCTGCGCGAACTGGTATCAAATGCTGTTGATGCTACCCAGAAAATAAAACGACTTGCCGCTTTAGGCCAGTACAATGGCAACCTGGGCGATCTGCGCGTTGAAGTTGCGTTTGATGCCGACAAAAAGACCATTACCATATCTGATAACGGTATTGGTATGACGGCCGAAGAAATTAAAAAGTACATCAACCAGATAGCGTTTAGCGGCGCTACCGAGTTTATGGAGAAGTTTAAAGAAGCCAAGGATGCCAACGAAATTATAGGCCGTTTTGGCCTGGGCTTTTACTCGGCATTTATGGTGGCCGATAAAGTTGAAATTGAGACGCTAAGCTACCAGGACGGCGCTACCCCTGCCCACTGGGTTTGCGATGGCAGCACCGAGTTTGAAATTACCGAAGGCAGCCTGGAAGAACGCGGCACCGAAATTACCCTGCACATCAATGCCGAGTCGGAAGAGTTTTTGAACCAGCAGCGTTTACAGCAAATACTTGATAAATACTGCAAATTTTTGCCGGTGCCTATAAAATTTGGCACCAGCACGCAAGAGGAAGAAGATGGTGTTGACGACGAAGGCAAACCAAAATATAAAACCGTTGAGGTTGATAACATCATAAACGACACCAACCCGATATGGACAAAGGCGCCGAATGAACTGAAGGATGAAGATTACCTGAAGTTTTATAAAGAACTTTACCCTTTTAGCGAAGACCCGTTATTTTGGATACATCTGAATGTTGACTATCCGTTTAACCTTACCGGCGTATTGTACTTCCCTAAACTGAAGAACGATTTTGAGTTCCAGAAAAATAAGATCAAGTTATTCTCGCGCCAGGTATTCATTACCGAAGAGGTTAAGGATATTGTGCCGGAGTTTTTAATGCTGCTGCATGGCGTTATCGATTCGCCGGATATCCCGCTGAACGTATCGCGCAGTTTCCTGCAGGCCGATAGCAATGTAAAAAAGATCAACAGCTACATCACCAAAAAGGTGGCCGATAAACTGGCCGATCTGTTTAAAAACGACCGCAAAGGTTTTGAAGAAAAATGGAACGACATTGGCCTGTTTGTGAAATACGGCATGGTGAGCGAAGATAAATTTTATGACAAGGCGAAAGACTTTGTTTTAGTGACCAACACCGCTAAAGAGAATTTTACCCTGAATGAATACAAGGAAAAGGTTGAAGGACTGCAAACCGATAAGGATGGCCAGCTGGTGTACATTTATACCAACGATGCCGAAAAGCAGGACGCATTCATCCAATCGGCTAATAAAAAAGGTTACGATGTATTGGTGATGAACTCACCTATCGACAATCACTTCATCAGTCAGTTGGAGCAAAAACTGGAGAAAACATCCCTAAAACGCGTAGACGCCGACGTGGCTGATAAACTGATCAAAAAAGAAGATGCTCCTGAACACGTATTAACCGAGGAACAGTCGACCATGATCAAAGAAATATTTGATAAAGCTATAAACAAACCGGCCTATAAAGTACAATTAGAAAGCCTTAGCCCTGATGAGCTGCCCGTAACGGTTACCATGGATGAATTTATGCGCCGTATGAAAGATATGGCTGCCATGGGCGGCGGCATGGGCTTTTATGGCAACATGCCTGATAATTACAAGGTAATTGTAAACGGCAACCATAAACTGATCGGTCGGATTTTAGAAGGCGAGGACGAAGGTGTACAGGCCCAGCTGGCTAAACAAGCGTTTGATCTGGCCCTGCTATCGCAAGGCCTGTTAACCGGCGCCGAGCTTACCGAGTTTGTTAACCGCAGCGTTAGCCTGATATAA
- a CDS encoding DUF4251 domain-containing protein: MKTLIKIIFALFITVTVLDPAAAQTKKSDKQAAKAAAIKQMVESKNFTFEANYAHPSYGNMRYLTPGYDVRVVKDTVVSYLPFFGVSYSGAGYSSGDEGIKFTSTDFTYSEELKKNGLYYVLIKPKDTKNANQLIFNISPSGTADLTVLSNNRERMRFSGNIIEKKK; the protein is encoded by the coding sequence ATGAAAACCTTAATAAAAATAATATTTGCCTTGTTCATTACGGTTACCGTATTGGACCCTGCGGCTGCGCAAACTAAAAAAAGCGATAAGCAGGCTGCTAAAGCGGCCGCTATAAAACAAATGGTCGAATCGAAAAACTTCACGTTCGAAGCTAACTATGCTCACCCGTCGTATGGTAACATGCGCTATTTAACACCGGGTTACGATGTGCGTGTAGTTAAGGATACAGTTGTTTCCTATTTACCTTTTTTTGGTGTGTCCTATTCAGGCGCCGGTTATAGCAGCGGCGATGAAGGTATAAAGTTTACGTCAACCGATTTTACCTATTCAGAAGAGTTGAAAAAAAATGGTTTGTATTATGTACTTATCAAACCAAAGGATACTAAAAACGCCAATCAGTTAATATTCAACATTTCGCCAAGCGGTACTGCAGACCTAACCGTTTTAAGCAACAACCGCGAGCGAATGCGCTTTTCGGGGAATATAATCGAGAAAAAAAAATAA
- a CDS encoding sugar phosphate isomerase/epimerase, protein MNFNRRKFLQSTGALALSSAVLSGKAASLFKVIKHPVGVQLFTFFNVIDDDVKGTLTSVAGDGYSEIESAFSKKGGYYGLKPKAFKALANDAGLSWKSHHVLGAPFKLPAGAKMPTMPDGKPMVIPPMLNLQDNMQQLVDEAAEGGVRYLVCANSPTGTAAELKSTIAVLNKTGEAASKAGLIFAYHNHDMEFKALDDGTVPYDLLLSETAPAHVKMELDLAWAIKGGKDPVEMFKQHPGRFPLWHVKDLDASRENILPVGSGTIDFKPIFAAASTAGMRSFFVEHDMPKDAFASIHSSIQYINKNLNV, encoded by the coding sequence ATGAATTTTAACAGGCGTAAATTTTTACAAAGCACCGGCGCGCTTGCGCTTAGCAGTGCTGTTTTATCAGGCAAAGCAGCATCGTTGTTTAAGGTTATTAAGCACCCTGTTGGCGTGCAGTTGTTCACCTTTTTTAACGTAATAGATGATGATGTTAAAGGTACCTTAACCAGTGTGGCGGGCGATGGTTACAGCGAAATAGAATCGGCATTCAGTAAAAAGGGCGGGTACTATGGGTTAAAACCCAAAGCATTTAAAGCGCTTGCGAACGATGCCGGTCTGTCGTGGAAATCGCACCATGTTCTGGGCGCGCCGTTCAAACTGCCCGCCGGCGCTAAAATGCCAACCATGCCCGACGGTAAGCCTATGGTGATACCACCCATGCTAAACCTGCAGGATAACATGCAGCAACTGGTAGATGAAGCCGCCGAAGGTGGCGTAAGGTACCTGGTTTGCGCTAATTCGCCGACCGGAACAGCTGCCGAGCTAAAATCTACAATAGCGGTATTAAACAAAACAGGGGAGGCAGCTTCTAAGGCTGGGCTGATATTTGCCTATCATAACCACGATATGGAATTTAAAGCGCTTGACGATGGTACGGTGCCTTACGACCTGCTTTTATCAGAAACCGCTCCGGCCCATGTAAAAATGGAACTTGACCTGGCCTGGGCCATAAAAGGCGGTAAGGATCCGGTTGAGATGTTTAAACAGCACCCCGGCCGTTTCCCGTTATGGCATGTAAAGGATCTGGATGCAAGCCGCGAAAACATTTTGCCGGTAGGCAGTGGGACCATCGACTTTAAACCGATCTTTGCCGCTGCGTCAACAGCAGGCATGCGCAGTTTTTTTGTAGAACACGATATGCCGAAGGATGCTTTTGCAAGCATACACAGCAGCATTCAGTACATCAATAAAAACTTAAACGTATAG